The nucleotide sequence GCAGCAGAACCTCAAAGACGCAGGATCGGCCCGCGTCGTCGTGCTGAGCTCGGTCGGCCACACCAACGGCCCCGTCCGCTTCGACGACTACGACTTCACCCGCGACGCCTACGACCCGTGGCTCGCCTACGCGCAGTCGAAGACCGCGAACGTCCTGTTCGCCGTCGAGGCCGCGAAGCGGTGGAAGGCCGACGGCATCGCGGTGAACGCTCTGAACCCGGGGCGCATCTGGAACACCGGACTCGGCCGCCACATCGAGACCCCGCCGCAGTCCTTCGACCCGTCGGGCACGACGGGCGTGTCCGAGAAGACCGTCGAGCAGGGCGCCGCGACGAGCACTCTGCTCGCTGCGTCGCCGCTGGTCGAGGGCGTGACGGGCAAGTACTTCGAGGACTGCCAGGAGGCCGAGCCCTTCACGCCCGGCGTCCGCCGTGGCGTCGCCGACTACGCGATCGACCCCGAGAACGCCCGCCGCCTCTGGGACCTCTCGCTCGAGCTGATGTCGACGGAGGCGCTCTCATGACCCGCGAACTGGCAGGCACGCGCGCCTTCATCACCGGAGGCGGCACCGGCATCGGGCGCGAGTCTGCGCTCGCCCTCGCAGCTCTCGGCAGCCACGTCACCGTGGCCGGCCGCACCATGGCGACCCTCGACGAGACCGTCGACACGATCACCGCTGCGGGCGGTTCCGCCGAGGCGGTCCAGTGCGACGTCTCCGACGAAGCATCGGCCCGCGCCGCCGTCGAAGCCGCGGCAGGGCGGGATGGCAGGCTGGACTTTGCGGTGAACAGCGCCGGCGTCTCGGGTGGAGACGACCTGCGTCCGCTCGGCGAGTACGACACGGCCCAGTTCGACCGGATGGTGGCGATCGACCTCCGCGGCACGTTCCTGGCGATGAAGTACGAGATCCGCGCGATGGAGAAGAACGGTCACGGCTCGATCGTGAACATCGCCTCCGGCGCCGGCCTCGTCGGCGTGCCGGGGTTCGCCGGCTACGCCGCCGCGAAGCACGGGCAGGTCGGCCTCACCAAAGCCGCAGCACTCGACTACGGCACCAAGGGCATCCGCGTGAACGCGATCGCCGCGGGCCTCGTCGACACTCCACTGGTCGCGACCGGCAGGTCACCCGAGGTCATGGCGGCCAGGATCGCGGCACACCCGATCGGCCGAATCGGACGGCCCGAGGAGATCGCCGACGCCGTCGTGTGGTTGTGCTCGAACCGGTCGAGCTTCGTCACCGGCACGGCGATCCCCGTGGACGGCGGGTATGTCGCCCGCTGACCGGCCAGCCCCGGAGCCCGGGGCACTGCGAGCGGCTCAGGCAGACCACATCGCGATCTCCGTCGCGAGCCTGAGCCGCTCCGCGGCGTTCTACGAAGGGCTCGGCTTCCAGCAGGTCCAGACCACGGACTTCGCCCCCGCTCCCGTCCGCTCCACCGTCCTCGTCAACGCGTCGGGACTCCGCATCGAGCTGATCGAGCACGGCCGGTCGCACGGCTCCGCTGTCGCCGAATCACCGATGGACGCAGCGCTCGAGCAGGGCCTCGGCCACGTCGCGCTCCGTGTCGACGACGTCGACGGGGCCCTCGAGGCGTGCCTGGCGTCCGGGGCGACCACCGTCGCCGCGCCCGGACTCACCTCACGAGGCGACGCCGGATTCGCCTATCTCGCCGACCTCGACGGGACGGTCATCGAGCTCGTAGGCCCTCCAGCAGCAGATCCACCAGCCGCCGGCCGAGAGACGGATCGCCTTCGTACTCCGTGATCATCGTCGTGCCGCCGAGCGCCATGGACACATCAGCCGCCGAGAGGTTCGCACGCAGCGACCCTTCGGCGGCTCCTGCGGTCAAGAACACCTCGATCGCGTCTGCGATGCGCTGACGGGACTCGCCCCGCAGGCCCTCGCGCGCGGTCAGGATCGCAGGCAGGGCCTCGGCCATTCCCTGCTTG is from Frondihabitans australicus and encodes:
- a CDS encoding SDR family NAD(P)-dependent oxidoreductase codes for the protein MSSRITTPFGAESTAADVIDGVDLHGRHALVTGAASGLGLETARALASAGAEVTIATRRLDAAETAAKAIAESTGAATHALRLDLADPESVREVIALWSGPLQILVNNAGVMATPEERTPAGRELQFATNHLGHFQLALGLQQNLKDAGSARVVVLSSVGHTNGPVRFDDYDFTRDAYDPWLAYAQSKTANVLFAVEAAKRWKADGIAVNALNPGRIWNTGLGRHIETPPQSFDPSGTTGVSEKTVEQGAATSTLLAASPLVEGVTGKYFEDCQEAEPFTPGVRRGVADYAIDPENARRLWDLSLELMSTEALS
- a CDS encoding SDR family NAD(P)-dependent oxidoreductase → MTRELAGTRAFITGGGTGIGRESALALAALGSHVTVAGRTMATLDETVDTITAAGGSAEAVQCDVSDEASARAAVEAAAGRDGRLDFAVNSAGVSGGDDLRPLGEYDTAQFDRMVAIDLRGTFLAMKYEIRAMEKNGHGSIVNIASGAGLVGVPGFAGYAAAKHGQVGLTKAAALDYGTKGIRVNAIAAGLVDTPLVATGRSPEVMAARIAAHPIGRIGRPEEIADAVVWLCSNRSSFVTGTAIPVDGGYVAR
- a CDS encoding VOC family protein, whose amino-acid sequence is MSPADRPAPEPGALRAAQADHIAISVASLSRSAAFYEGLGFQQVQTTDFAPAPVRSTVLVNASGLRIELIEHGRSHGSAVAESPMDAALEQGLGHVALRVDDVDGALEACLASGATTVAAPGLTSRGDAGFAYLADLDGTVIELVGPPAADPPAAGRETDRLRTP